One Setaria italica strain Yugu1 chromosome II, Setaria_italica_v2.0, whole genome shotgun sequence DNA segment encodes these proteins:
- the LOC101785197 gene encoding E3 ubiquitin-protein ligase SHPRH isoform X3 codes for MGRKKTRPVRAGGAAAAAAEADPDAPGPSGGAKRAAKGEARRDVCVEVDMSTWGLADVDHCDVAEVVLRDVTVSGEGEEGLEEAFGASRFSLRLRVRAAPEEGFRLGHWPVVPADCVLLEYVVHGDREEKHGEFVVSGCFDGPDEGVSGLAHLVSLRFVTLRVQSLGAFRDVGEARVESFRVRVEVMQRAFSACESLLEVARHPWRKSLMNMMAWLRPEVTTTAAIYGMDGLGVPIDDDANADFTPKSDSQFDLAAFYEAVKPSINAEQLEGGLPDLIPQLRPYQLRAAHWMVQREKGNTLHQEYVNSAPYCVPIDFIHKNSRMFYNPFNGNISLQPEPCPPYVSGGILADEMGLGKTVELLACIFAHRRPFSMDFSISQNKTEMSQIKRQKVERVECICGAASESFAYKGLWVQCDICDAWQHADCVGYTPKEDIPFDTAEGVASKIKKKNMKPRIGRKKKPQCSIVDTEDKYICALCLELTEAAQTNIFSHATLIVCPAPILAQWHSEITRHTRPGSLKVCIYEGARNLDLATIQKIDTTEISTADVVLTTYDVLKEDLSHDFDRHDGDRRFLRFQKRYPVIPTVLTRIHWWRLCLDEAQMVESSRNSVTEMAMRLHAQHRWCITGTPIQRRLDDLFGLLRFLRTSPFDTYRWWVDIIRDPYERGDRIAMNYAHNFFREIMWRSSKIHVSGELQLPPQEECFSWLAFSPIEEYFYKKQHATCMDRAHQIIRSLRSDVNIRESTSDSNASLNVYLSNDDIAKLLVPLLKLRQACCHPQVGSSGLCSLQHNPLSMDEILQVLIGKAKIEGEEELRKIVVALNGLAGLAAIEQRNQEAISFYKEALALAHENIDDFRIDPLLNLHINYNLAELLRTSSEYLQECPLKKQASEVDNSRKRKKNNTVETDLHSTKRSKICENSVSSLTANGLETSEEDENFIGQACTTGEMDTENFAGGHSSLKCFADECLRKTCNAITEKYLSVFTSRLIVVQKDFNASFTEVVNITKELQSEHMNWWLHALDCIEQNKVSADELLKKIENSSTKSTTGLGSRGISSRVKSIAGLKYAIQSDIDSLQNARQQLMDRLLEVDNTMDNPRDEDIEGQRYCPKCYDGSGSLCIQCELDELFQRYEARLFLVKKSNNDSVIDSVEEAQDLQRRKYELNHFFRNKNSNEGSEPGYDNNNPRSARENVQVYRHPSQTETTLRVIRNHSKTVLGRQYSTIAKKHLLLFEDMRKEFSQARFLSIAQNQLLRAHDEIKMSISRMQLKEKDGEPSAVNIVTREELIPYSVQFTSEKFMSLSSLARVRGQLRYLKGLALCNKKTLNKHGESLPTSGAVDTATPCSVTGQTISDINNEPCPICQEKVFDQKMAVFT; via the exons ATGGGGAGGAAGAAAACGCGGCCGGTTCGAGCggggggcgccgccgctgcggcggccgAGGCCGACCCCGACGCGCCGGGCCCTAGCGGGGGTGCGAAGCGCGCGGCCAAGGGCGAGGCGAGGAGGGACGTGTGCGTGGAGGTGGATATGAGCACGTGGGGGCTCGCTGACGTCGACCACTGCGACGTCGCTGAGGTGGTCCTCCGAGACGTGACTGTCTCCggcgagggggaggaggggttggAGGAGGCATTCGGGGCGTCGAGGTTCTCCTTGCGCTTGCGGGTGCGCGCCGCGCCGGAGGAGGGGTTCAGGTTGGGCCATTGGCCCGTTGTGCCGGCGGATTGCGTGCTCCTGGAGTATGTCGTCCATGGGGATCGAGAAGAGAAGCACGGAGAATTCGTGGTGTCAGGGTGTTTTGATGGTCCCGATGAAGGTGTATCCGGCCTCGCCCATTTGGTCAGTTTGAGATTCGTCACGCTGCGGGTTCAATCTCTTGGAGCATTTCGGGATGTTGGCGAGGCACGGGTTGAATCATTCAGGGTTAGAGTGGAGGTGATGCAGCGGGCTTTCAGTGCGTGTGAATCGCTGCTGGAAGTGGCTAGGCATCCATGGAGGAAGAGCTTGATGAATATGATGGCTTGGCTGCGTCCTGAGGTCACGACAACGGCTGCGATTTATGGGATGGATGGCCTTGGCGTGCCGATTGATGATGATGCTAATGCTGATTTCACACCAAAAAGTGATTCACAGTTTGATCTTGCTGCTTTTTATGAGGCCGTTAAGCCTTCGAT TAATGCGGAACAGTTGGAAGGTGGTCTCCCTGATTTGATTCCTCAGCTCAGGCCATATCAACTCCGTGCAGCACATTGGATGGTTCAACGCGAAAAGGGAAACACACTCCATCAAGAATATGTTAATTCTGCACCATATTGTGTTCCAATCGATTTTATTCACAAGAACTCCAGGATGTTCTACAATCCTTTCAA TGGAAATATTTCATTGCAACCAGAGCCTTGTCCACCTTATGTTTCTGGGGGCATTTTAGCTG ATGAAATGGGATTGGGGAAAACTGTCGAGCTTTTAGCTTGCATTTTTGCCCATCGTAGACCATTTTCAATGGACTTTTCTATCTCCCAGAACAAAACAGAAATGAGTCAAATAAAGAGGCAGAAAGTAGAGAGGGTTGAGTGCATTTGTGGGGCTGCAAGTGAAAGTTTTGCATACAAGGGTCTCTGGGTCCAATGTGACATTTGTGATGCTTGGCAACATGCTGATTGTGTTGGGTACACACCCAAAGAAGACATACCTTTTGACACCGCTGAAGGTGTAGcatcaaaaattaaaaaaaagaacatgaagCCTAGGAttggaaggaaaaagaaacccCAGTGTTCTATTGTTGATACAGAAGACAAATACATTTGTGCACTGTGCTTGGAGCTTACTGAAGCAGCACAAACTAATATATTCAGCCATGCTACATTGATAGTATGTCCTGCACCAATATTGGCACAGTGGCACTCTGAAATTACCCG ACACACAAGGCCAGGATCTCTGAAAGTTTGCATTTATGAAGGTGCTAGGAACTTGGATCTGGCTACCATCCAAAAAATTGATACGACTGAGATAAGTACTGCTGATGTTGTCTTGACAACCTATGATGTCTTGAAAGAAGATCTATCACATGATTTTGATCGGCATGATGGTGATCGCCGTTTCTTGAGATTTCAAAAGAG ATATCCCGTCATTCCAACTGTCCTGACAAGGATCCACTGGTGGCGGCTTTGTTTGGATGAAGCTCAGATGGTAGAGTCAAGCAGGAATTCTGTGACTGAGATGGCAATGAGGCTACATGCTCAACACCGTTGGTGTATCACAGGAACACCGATACAACGCAGGCTTGATGATCTCTTTGGGCTTCTACGTTTTCTTAGGACAAGCCCATTTGACACATATAGATGGTGGGTGGACATTATTAGAGATCCATATGAG AGGGGAGACAGAATAGCTATGAATTATGCACACAATTTCTTTAGGGAAATCATGTGGCGCTCCTCCAAAATTCATGTCTCAGGTGAATTACAGCTGCCTCCTCAAGAAGAGTGTTTTTCATGGCTCGCCTTTTCGCCCATTGAAGAATATTTCTATAAGAAGCAGCATGCGACCTGCATGGACCGTGCACATCAGATTATTAGAAGTTTGAGAAGTGATGTCAACATAAGAGAATCAACTTCAG ATTCAAATGCTTCACTAAATGTTTACCTCTCCAATGATGACATTGCCAAGCTCCTAGTCCCACTGCTGAAACTTCGGCAGGCATGTTGCCACCCACAAGTGGGGAGTTCTGGTCTCTGCTCCCTGCAGCACAACCCTTTGTCAATGGATGAAATTTTACAG GTTCTTATTGGTAAGGCAAAaatcgaaggagaggaagagcTTAGGAAAATTGTAGTCGCCCTGAATGGTCTTGCTGGGCTAGCTGCTATTGAACAAAGGAACCAAGAAGCTATTTCATTCTACAAAGAAGCACTAGCTTTAGCTCATGAAAATATCGATGATTTCCGTATTGACCCTCTATTGAATCTTCATATCAACTACAATCTTGCGGAACTGCTTAGAACTAGTTCTGAATATTTACAAGAATGCCCATTAAAAAAGCAGGCTTCTGAAGTTGACAACAGccggaaaagaaagaaaaataacactGTTGAGACAGATCTACATAGCACAAAGCGAAGTAAAATATGTGAGAACAGTGTTTCAAGTTTGACAGCTAATGGTTTAGAAACGTCTGAGGAAGATGAGAATTTTATTGGACAAGCATGCACAACTGGTGAGATGGACACAGAAAACTTTGCTGGAGGCCATTCATCATTGAAATGTTTTGCTGATGAGTGCTTGAGGAAGACTTGCAATGCAATCACAGAAAAGTACTTGTCAGTTTTTACTTCAAGGCTGATAGTAGTACAGAAGGATTTTAACGCATCATTCACCGAG GTCGTGAATATCACTAAGGAGCTACAGAGTGAGCATATGAATTGGTGGCTACATGCTTTGGACTGCATTGAACAGAACAAAGTTTCTGCTGATGAACTCCTTAAGAAGATTGAAAATTCTTCTACTAAGAGCACCACTGGTTTGGGTTCAAGGGGAATATCTTCCAG GGTTAAAAGTATTGCTGGATTAAAATATGCAATTCAATCTGATATTGATTCTCTACAAAATGCAAGGCAACAGCTGATGGATAGACTTTTGGAAGTTGACAACACAATGGATAACCCAAGGGATGAGGACATTGAGGGTCAGCGATATTGTCCAAAGTGTTACGATGGTTCTGGTTCTTTATGTATCCAGTGTGAGCTAGATGAACTTTTTCAG AGGTATGAAGCACGGCTGTTTCTTGTTAAGAAATCGAACAATGATTCTGTCATTGACTCAGTAGAAGAAGCCCAGGATCTACAGAGGCGAAAATATGAGCTCAATCACTTCTTCCGTAATAAAAACTCCAATGAGGGATCTGAACCTGGTTATGACAATAATAATCCTAGGTCAGCCCGAGAAAACGTACAG GTCTACAGGCATCCTTCTCAAACTGAGACCACATTGAGGGTTATCCGAAATCATTCAAAGACAGTATTGGGAAGGCAATATTCTACAATTGCTAAAAAGCATTTACTTCTTTTTGAG GATATGCGCAAGGAGTTTTCTCAAGCAAGGTTTTTGTCAATTGCTCAAAATCAATTATTGCGTGCTCATGACGAGATCAAGATGTCTATCTCAAGAATGCAGCTCAAAGAGAAAGATGGTGAACCTAGCGCTGTCAATATTGTAACTAGAGAGGAACTCATACCATATAGTGTCCAGTTCACAAGTGAAAAATTCATGTCGCTCTCATCTTTAGCCCGTGTAAGGGGTCAACTCCGGTATTTAAAG GGATTGGCGCTGTGCAACAAGAAAACACTTAACAAGCATGGCGAATCATTGCCTACAAGTGGTGCTGTTGATACAGCTACTCCATGTTCTGTCACAGGGCAAACCATTTCTGATATTAATAATGAACCATGCCCAATATGCCAGGAGAAGGTTTTTGACCAGAAAATG GCTGTCTTTACATGA